From Salvia splendens isolate huo1 chromosome 3, SspV2, whole genome shotgun sequence, a single genomic window includes:
- the LOC121797232 gene encoding zinc finger matrin-type protein 2-like: MSQSGNGAAGIDNTFRKKFDREEYLQRARDREAKEEARNKSKSSGPPVQRKPLKHRDYEVDLESRLGKTQVVTPIAPLSQQAGYYCSVCECVVKDSANYLDHINGKKHQRALGMSMRSERATLEQVQQRFEVLKKRKDTPGFTEQDFDERILKQQQEEEERKRQRREKKKEKKKEKAVEEEPEIDPDVAAMMGFGGFGSSKK; the protein is encoded by the exons ATGTCTCAATCTGGCAACGGC GCTGCTGGAATTGATAACACTTTCAGAAAAAAATTCGACCGAGAGGAGTATCTGCAACGCGCCCGGGACCGCGAAGCTAAG GAAGAAGCTCGGAACAAATCAAAAT CAAGTGGTCCACCAGTGCAAAGGAAACCATTGAAGCACAGAGATTATGAAGTGGACCTTGAATCACGCCTGGGGAAGACTCAG GTCGTGACTCCTATTGCACCCCTCAGTCAGCAG GCTGGATACTACTGCTCAGTTTGCGAATGTGTAGTTAAAGATTCAGCAAACTACTTGGATCATATTAATGGAAAGAAGC ATCAACGAGCTTTGGGAATGTCCATGCGGTCCGAAAGAGCAACTTTGGAGCAG GTCCAGCAGCGGTTTGAGGTTCTCAAAAAGAGGAAAGATACTCCAGGCTTTACAGAGCAAG ACTTTGATGAGCGGATCCTAAAACAACAACAAGAAGAGGAGGAAAGAAAGCGTCAGCGtcgagagaaaaagaaagagaagaag AAAGAGAAGGCAGTAGAGGAGGAACCTGAGATCGACCCTGATGTTGCAGCTATGATGGGATTCGGAGGTTTTGGATCGTCGAAGAAGTGA
- the LOC121795517 gene encoding dirigent protein 18-like: protein MSKKSAIALLVTLLVMTKSIAVVPDGEAPVLELYMHDILGGSNPTARPVTGLLGNIYSGQVPFARPLGFQPPKNGVAIPNANGAIPTINANGIPLGTGLAGTAFAGNPNNINTAQLGPDGLGLGFGTITVIDDYLTAAPEVGSQQVGKAQGVYVASSADGTTQMMAFTAMMEGGEFGDSINFFGVYRIGSSMSRLSVAGGTGKFKNACGFAEVRSLIPAGQHVLDGVQTLLRMTVHLTY from the coding sequence ATGTCCAAGAAATCAGCAATAGCATTGCTAGTCACACTCCTGGTGATGACGAAGAGCATCGCTGTCGTCCCTGACGGCGAAGCCCCGGTTCTGGAGCTGTACATGCACGACATCCTCGGCGGCAGCAACCCGACAGCTCGGCCCGTGACGGGGCTCCTTGGCAACATCTACAGCGGGCAAGTCCCCTTCGCCCGCCCCCTCGGCTTCCAACCCCCGAAGAACGGCGTGGCCATCCCCAACGCCAACGGCGCCATCCCCACCATCAACGCCAACGGCATCCCCCTCGGCACCGGCCTCGCCGGCACTGCCTTCGCAGGAAACCCTAACAACATCAACACGGCCCAGCTGGGGCCGGACGGTTTGGGTTTGGGATTCGGCACGATCACGGTGATCGACGATTACCTGACGGCGGCGCCGGAGGTGGGGTCGCAGCAGGTGGGGAAGGCGCAGGGGGTGTACGTGGCGAGCTCGGCGGACGGGACGACGCAGATGATGGCGTTCACGGCGATGATGGAGGGAGGGGAGTTTGGGGATAGTATTAACTTCTTTGGGGTGTATAGGATCGGGAGTAGCATGTCGAGACTGTCGGTGGCGGGGGGGACCGGGAAGTTTAAGAATGCGTGCGGGTTTGCGGAGGTGAGGTCGCTGATTCCGGCGGGGCAGCATGTTTTGGATGGGGTTCAGACGCTGCTCAGGATGACTGTGCATCTTACTTACTGA